The Planctomycetota bacterium genomic sequence CGCAGGCGATGGGGGGCATGGGATTCGGGCCGTACCGCAGGCACCAGTTCCAGACGCCCTGCCAGCAGACGGACTCGGTGAAGGCATGCGTGCCGGTGAGGATGCGCCGGGCGTGCTCCACGGCAGGGCCGAACGCGCGGGGCAGCTCGCCGACGAGCGAGTGCGCCTCGGGGACCCGAAAGCGGTCCGACCACGCCGGACGATGCCGTGCTGCGAGACCTGACATGCGTTCGCCCCGTGCCTGCCCTCGACCGAGGGCCAAGTCGCATCCAGCGAAGGGTTTATAGGGTACTTCCCCTAGAAAGTCCAGCGCGGGCTGTGGAAACGGCGGGCCGACGCGCGGGAGGGGCAGCATCCGTACCATGGCGGTTCGCACAGGAGACCAGCGGATGACCGACCCGCGACCGACCGACACCGACGGGATCGACCTCGACGTGTCCACGTGCAACATCCTGGTCGTCGACGACAACGAGCAGAATCTCGAACTGCTCATCGCGTACCTGGAGGAACTGGGGTGCGAGATCCGCACCGCGGCGGACGGGGCCCAGGCGCTGGCCGAGATCGAGCGGCGTCGTCCGGACCTGGTGCTGCTCGACGTCATGATGCCCCGCATGAGCGGGTTCCAGGTGTGCGAGCGCATCAAGCGTGACGCCGCCACGGCGGATCTGCAGGTGGTGATGGTGACCGCGCTCAACGAAGTAT encodes the following:
- a CDS encoding response regulator, producing the protein MTDPRPTDTDGIDLDVSTCNILVVDDNEQNLELLIAYLEELGCEIRTAADGAQALAEIERRRPDLVLLDVMMPRMSGFQVCERIKRDAATADLQVVMVTALNEVSDVERAVESGADDFLTKPVNRIELLARVRSLLRVSILHRKLQRTIAELRRRSPDG